From the Tigriopus californicus strain San Diego chromosome 4, Tcal_SD_v2.1, whole genome shotgun sequence genome, the window TCTCTGGACGATCGAAGTTCTCGCATTCGTTCGAGGATCATCTTGCCATGAGCTCCGAGCTCTTGGCTCTGCTCTTGTTCGAAATTCAATTCTGAAAGAAACGAGAGGGAAAACAGCGATGGTGAAGGCGAATCACATTTTCCctatccaaaatcaaggtagCTTGCCAAGAAGAGATTGAGATCGGATTGACACACCACATGAAAAGAGACACGAGCTTCAATCAGAGCACTTCATTATGTTTCGAAAAGCAAAGCGATCAGTTCCAGTAAGACTGCAATTCAATCACACAGTGGTCTACTTTACGAATGTATGTGAATGCATTGAGAATGGAGAAGGATCGATCAGCTAAGATGTGCTGATCAAAAAAACAGCCTGTGATGTTTCTTTCCACTTTAAAATATCATTATCGTCAAGAGAGAAACTGGAAATCTCGGGTGTGAATTAGGTCACTATACAAATTAGCCCGAGATTCATATAGATAGGTGTGAAATGTGTGTGGAAAGCTGTTGAAAGCACTCGTCCATGATTCCGAATGTTCTTTCATAAACATTCCTCGCCAGGGGTCTTCAAGTTCCTTAAACAGAAACCTCTTCTTTGTGGCATAGGGCCTACTAAATGCGATTGACATGACCCACCTACCCATCCATGGTCTTAAGGATGGGGGTAAAACGTCATTTGAGCTTGACGAACCTCATGCAAAATGAATGGGGCTACCTAATAAAGTTACTGCCTGGCCAATCCCACAGAAAAACATGAGTACGCATGCATACCCCATGGCCACACTCGTTTCAAATccatctttaaaaaaaagccctTACCAAGTGTAGTCTGAATTCTGGATGAACACTTTGCAGATCTGTCGTAGAAAAAGCGGGCGTAGAAAAAGGCGGCGGCATGGGAAATGGGTGGGTCAGGCTGGCCCGTCCACCCCCGCCCACTGACCCAAGGCTAGGAGAGAAGACAACACGTGCACACGATTTCTCGATCTTTGGTCGAGTGCCTGAGGTTCATTTCGCGCACGATCTCGGCAAACACCTCATTCACATTGGTCCGATGCTTGGCCGAGCTCTCGATGAAGGAGCAGCCCCAGATCTGAGCCAGGGCCACGCCCTCTACCGTGGGCACCTCCCGCTGACTCTCCAGATCGACCTTGTTGCCCACCAGCAAGATGGGCACCTTGTCCGTGCCCTTGACCCGCGTAATCTGATCCCGCATGGTCTTGATATCTTGGAAGGTCTGATGGTTGGTCAAGGAGTAGACCACGATGAAGCCCTGTCCATTCTTGATGTAGAGATCGCGCATGGAGGCGAACTGCTCCGTGCCCGCCGTATCCAGGATCTCCAGCACACACGGCGTGTTATCCACCTCAATCTCCTTGCGGTAGAAGTCCTCGATGGTGGGGTCGTACTTCTCCATGAAATGACCCGACACGAATTGGACCGTGAGGGCGGATTTGCCCACGCCTCCCGAGCCCAACACCACCACCTTGAACTCGCGCATCCTGTCCAGGCTAATCCAGGAGGCAGCCCGGGCGTCCTAGCAGTCCAGCCACCAACGGAGGGACGGGCGAGGACGGGCGAGGGCGGGCGAGGGCGGGAAAGGATGGAGCGGGACCCGCCTGGGCACAGTCCGGGCACTGGCCCGCTAAATGCAATGCAGAGGGAACAACATCATGAGGCCCGGGGATTGGATCACTTGGGTTCGCTTCTCGGCTCTTTTAACCTCTCATGTGTCTGTGTGTTGGTCTGTGAGTCTGGGCCATTCACCTAGGTAGTCGGGTCCGTCCGGACGGTCCGTACGGTCCGTACGTCAGTGAGTAGTCGCTGTGGTACTAGTTATAGTTCTAGGTACTGAGCAGGCTCATCCGTTTCACTTCATTCCTGTCGTCATAGATATAGTCGTTCAGGTGGAGCGGATGGTCACAAATCGAGTCAGGTCGGGGCAGGGGCCAGGACGTCATATCAGCTGTAATACTTTCGCTGGGCAGTAGGTCTATCCGTAGACTTCCAGAGTtatataggggatgtcaagtaaaggaaattcaaggaaaaatgtggtccggccccctgattttgggcattttggggagagagaactaagacaaacatcacagtcaacttgcaccattcgcccattgaattttcaataattcagtgattttgagcgagttgtgttacacaaccctactaaatgagcatgtttggtgttaatcagtgaacgcactatcaaattggctcaataccataatgctaattgcctagacaagcatgtaaaatggaaaaaaattcaaaacccaatgcatgcacaatgcggtttggctgagcatgttgtctttgattttattccatggaataacgtcagttgtccatgaacgcgtttacttgactagccctatagactgcaaacgagctttATGCCcaatcggcttgctcttggtcatagccactctgagccacttttcgaattaaagtaataaaaaagaaacgtagatcttcTTAAATAAAGGTAAGTCATTTTAGTACCGTTTACTTGTCAAGTGGATtgcttcaaagttattttgtccaaaacttatgtagctgatcaaaagcaggccgaaaattcgaacttAATGTATTGTTTACTGCATAACTTTGGTCATACCTTCCGAGTTCCACAAGAAcagctttgggctcaaatttggccaagttcatatACTCAACCAAATCTTCTGGTCGTAAGAGTTTCTTATTAggatttggaataagatgaacagtttatgcaataaaaaatgttggcctctgttcgcagtccatatctctagaagtccgtggtctatcatggatgaaattgaaattattaAACTATTCTAAACTAATACCTCACATGGTCAGAGACCAAGGTCCCTAACCCTGGGAAGCTCAACATCAAACACACTTTTGTCCTTTGATTTGAGTTTCCAGTCGTCAGATTACAACAAACTCAGGgatcaggttttgaaaaagcaaaaggaCTAAATATATGAAACTTTGATCATAATAATGTCCACGAATTGCATTTTTAAGATTTACAGTGCACTTTGCATGGGCTAATGAGCCGTGGCTTTTATGAAACTACGATGTCTCCTCAATAATAAATGACCTACAACTGTGATTCAATCCCTTAGCCAAGAGCAATGAGTCCCAAATATTGCAATGATGTCATGTCCTTTTTCCCGGTACTTGGTTCCATTTATAAAAAGTCTTTATGTGTAAACAAATGTCATTTTAATTTGTTTCTAATATAAcagcccccttacgctgcacgaaatatgttttacgttctacaCTCCAGTGGGCGCTTTGACtttcagcctctaccaaataaagggctgattgggccaattgtttttttattgaattatagtGCGTTTGCGTTATTTTTTGGctgattctatcaaaatcttatttaaaATTAGTACCCCGGGTCACCTAATGTCCGGAagagaaattgcgttcaaggcaaggcaagagcagcttatttagcaatccaccgtgcgtcttcccgttttctttgggccgtgtgacgtcgcaaataagggcccttaaaCATTACTCAATTGATTGTGCTCAAATGTATTCCCTCCTCACAAATACAATCGCATCACGGGTTGGACAATGAACAATACAATTACATTATGCAGTGAATACCTTTGTTGTCTTCCTTGCTACAACCGAAACTGTAGTCCCTTTTTCTatcaatatcatttaaagatgAAACATACCAATATAAATTCAAAatacttcattgttgaaacTCTTGGGTAACTTGAATCCAACCATTACACGAGAgcattaaaaaacaaaattgattttattcGTTTCCTCCtttaaagaaaataatatATTTAGCTTCCTATGGATGCATCATCGTTTGAATCAGCACTAGGCTGGGTATAAATACAAGCTGTTTGGTCGCGTGGAGTTTCCGTTCTATCTAGCATAGGTCTGAAGGACAAGTCATTTCAGGGTGATGTGTTTCCGGGGGTGCACAGGATCGTGAGGGGGGCTGCATTGTAAAATCAAGCACAAGAAAGATCTGAGGTCTGAATGACAGTCAAAGCATGGTATTTTGTCTTGAGATGAATGCCAGCTCTATTAATGGTCATGGGTTGGAAGAT encodes:
- the LOC131879520 gene encoding ras-related protein Rap-2c-like codes for the protein MREFKVVVLGSGGVGKSALTVQFVSGHFMEKYDPTIEDFYRKEIEVDNTPCVLEILDTAGTEQFASMRDLYIKNGQGFIVVYSLTNHQTFQDIKTMRDQITRVKGTDKVPILLVGNKVDLESQREVPTVEGVALAQIWGCSFIESSAKHRTNVNEVFAEIVREMNLRHSTKDREIVCTCCLLS